From a single Poecilia reticulata strain Guanapo linkage group LG2, Guppy_female_1.0+MT, whole genome shotgun sequence genomic region:
- the LOC103480663 gene encoding uncharacterized protein LOC103480663, with the protein MMTYYPEETFADGSVSVILRYKLNYDSCVYSDTWVCSGNCGTETQTLALSDVEEVTGEWCQREGAITHLLPNNTGFQTVTANGSWINNIQNGISSWRAVTAVEVRNRTDIGKPNTSPQTTILPALRIPSNCAKNIDLLAFDPDGDEVRCRYGNTSDSECNPCTPPSVLSVSSNCSLSFSPTNSITELPYAVQLVMEDFPTQDINLTQTDGSQEVKTTNDAISKIPLQFVLKVGPPVPSCAEGEYLPRFLSPTPEHRAQLYAPAGQTLEINIRAEATQSNITRLLYSGPHNVVKASSPGQGNFSLTWTPSASEDGQSHPICFVVQASYFATLLHSDLRCVIVTVGYGPPYITALNMMISTTLLMEDDSDAIMALIKSTLVNEGLPSTISLRLLSSGQVVVTTPSP; encoded by the exons ATGATGACCTACTACCCAGAGGAAACCTTTGCAGACGGCTCAGTCTCA GTGATCCTTCGATACAAGCTGAATTATGATTCATGCGTATATAGTGATACATGGGTATGTAGTGGGAACTGTGGAACAGAAACCCAGACGCTCGCTTTGTCCGACGTTGAGGAAGTAACTGGTGAATGGTGTCAGAGAGAAGGAGCGATAACTCATCTGCTCCCCAACAACACTGGATTTCAGACTGT GACGGCTAATGGAAGCTGGATCAATAACATACAAAAYGGGATTTCTTCCTGGAGAGCTGTGACTGCTGTTGAAGTGAGGAACCGGACCGACATCGGAAAACCCAACACATCCCCACAGACCACCATCCTCCCTGCTCTGAG AATTCCTTCAAACTGTGCAAAAAACATAGATTTATTGGCCTTTGACCCTGATGGAGACGAAGTGAGATGCAGATATGGAAACACATCAGATTCAGAGTGCAACCCGTGTACACCGCCGTCTGTCCTCAGCGTCTCATCT AACTGTTCTCTGTCATTCAGCCCCACCAACAGCATCACTGAGCTTCCATACGCCGTCCAGTTGGTGATGGAGGATTTTCCCACCCAGGACATAAATTTGACTCAAACTGACGGATCACAGGAGGTGAAAACTACCAATGATGCCATCAGCAAGATACCTCTACAGTTTGTTTTGAAAG TGGGTCCACCAGTGCCGTCCTGTGCAGAAGGCGAATATCTGCCCAGATTTCTGTCTCCAACTCCAGAACACAGAGCTCAGCTCTACGCCCCCGCTGGTCAGACTCTGGAAATCAACATCAGAGCTGAGGCCACTCAATCTAA CATCACCCGCCTCCTGTACAGTGGACCTCACAACGTGGTGAAGGCTTCATCACCGGGACAGGGAAACTTCTCTCTGACCTGGACGCCGTCTGCCAGTGAGGATGGACAGAGCCACCCCATCTGTTTTGTTGTCCAGGCAAG TTACTTTGCTACTTTGCTGCACTCTGACCTTCGGTGTGTTATCGTGACGGTTGGATATG GCCCACCATATATTACGGCTCTGAACATGATGATATCTACCACGCTGTTAATGGAGGATGATTCTGACGCCATCATGGCTCTG ATTAAAAGCACACTGGTTAATGAAGGGCTGCCTTCAACCATAAGTCTTCGCCTTCTGAGCAGCGGTCAAGTGGTCGTCACGACACCGAGCCCCTAG